The Candidatus Microthrix subdominans genome includes a region encoding these proteins:
- a CDS encoding SDR family oxidoreductase translates to MQPAPGRNVAAGRLAGKVAMITGAATGLGRVGAERFAAEGAAVVVADVADPTSAVAAIEAAGGQAIGVYCDVTDGDAVHAAVDAAEEHFGKLNVLYNNAGISMADDDGPTNTSREVWQRTLEVNVIGVAECCSAGIPALKRAGGGSIINVASFVAHLGAATPQIAYTASKGAVLSMTREIAVVHARENIRANALCPGPVLTPLLAKYMADEAARQRRLVQIPMGRFGQPEEIVSGALFLASDESSFMTGQSLLIDGGITAAYTTPE, encoded by the coding sequence ATCCAGCCGGCCCCCGGACGCAACGTTGCGGCCGGACGGTTGGCCGGCAAGGTGGCGATGATCACCGGCGCGGCCACAGGCCTCGGTCGGGTGGGCGCCGAGCGCTTTGCCGCCGAGGGTGCGGCCGTCGTCGTCGCCGACGTGGCCGATCCCACCTCTGCGGTGGCCGCCATCGAGGCCGCCGGTGGTCAGGCGATCGGCGTGTACTGCGACGTCACCGATGGCGACGCGGTGCACGCCGCAGTCGACGCGGCCGAGGAGCACTTCGGCAAGCTCAATGTGCTGTACAACAACGCCGGCATCTCGATGGCCGATGACGACGGCCCCACCAACACCTCGCGCGAGGTGTGGCAGCGCACCCTTGAGGTCAACGTGATCGGCGTCGCCGAGTGCTGTTCCGCCGGTATCCCGGCGCTGAAGCGGGCCGGTGGCGGATCGATCATCAACGTGGCCAGCTTCGTCGCCCACCTGGGTGCGGCCACCCCACAGATCGCCTACACGGCGTCGAAGGGTGCGGTGTTGTCGATGACCCGGGAGATCGCCGTCGTGCACGCCCGCGAGAACATTCGAGCCAACGCCCTGTGCCCCGGCCCGGTGCTCACCCCGCTGCTGGCCAAGTACATGGCCGATGAGGCCGCCCGCCAGCGGCGCCTGGTGCAGATCCCGATGGGCCGCTTCGGCCAGCCGGAGGAAATCGTGTCCGGTGCGCTGTTCCTCGCCTCGGACGAGTCCAGCTTCATGACCGGCCAGTCGCTCCTCATCGATGGAGGCATCACGGCGGCGTACACCACGCCGGAGTAG